One part of the Armatimonadota bacterium genome encodes these proteins:
- a CDS encoding efflux RND transporter periplasmic adaptor subunit produces the protein MKPWKIALFILIPLIIVVAFGAMAVSGSKLAQKKVLDDLVKSSVQKVSRGDVAIKVVETGSLEALSTVEVKSQVGGRVARLLVDEGDYVEKGQLVAVIDPQQTELQVQQSRAQLDGANSSVRQIDVQIAQRRVTAKTNLEKAKIRVKQLELELNAQPTLTNASIRSAQTALESAQKSYDLLVKVTQPNQRTSSETARQDAQNNVNQAQLEADRQQGLYAKGYVSKREVEQADLSLELAKTKLRQAGEALQRLDNEQRLERERAQKQIDQAQADLDRAKANSFVDQTKKQDYQTAVQNLRDAEAALKDVDALVEQRRGSKASVAQIESSLNENLRLLGETEVRAPISGVVTKRYVQMGELVNALSTFSAGSPIVKIEDRSKMIVKLEINEIDVARLLTDMEAEITVDALPDSTFTGRVTKISPAQIENAAGVGGDPVVKYAVEVTLDRVEPKLKSGMSAKCDITPSQRKDVLRLPLAFVGMENGQSYVMLYDPKEVPKADPKKPLEKPQLKGIRKDIEVGLKDQAFIEIRGGLKEGDQVVRPPFGGPARKGMMQFGPGDDEENKEGENKDGQSSSSSSSKSESGKAGKE, from the coding sequence ATGAAACCCTGGAAGATCGCTTTATTCATCTTGATTCCCCTCATCATCGTCGTGGCTTTTGGGGCCATGGCAGTGAGTGGCTCAAAACTCGCCCAAAAGAAGGTCTTGGACGACTTGGTCAAATCCAGTGTCCAAAAGGTGAGCCGCGGGGATGTCGCCATCAAAGTCGTTGAAACGGGGTCGCTTGAAGCGTTGTCCACCGTTGAGGTCAAAAGCCAGGTCGGTGGCCGCGTGGCCCGGCTGCTGGTCGATGAAGGAGACTATGTCGAAAAGGGGCAGCTCGTTGCCGTCATTGATCCCCAACAAACTGAATTGCAAGTCCAACAAAGCCGGGCCCAACTCGACGGCGCAAACAGCAGCGTCCGGCAAATCGATGTGCAAATTGCCCAACGCCGCGTGACCGCCAAGACCAACTTGGAGAAGGCCAAAATCCGGGTGAAGCAACTGGAATTGGAGCTAAATGCCCAGCCGACCCTCACCAATGCTTCTATCCGCTCCGCCCAAACCGCCCTCGAATCGGCGCAAAAATCTTACGACCTTTTGGTCAAAGTCACCCAGCCCAACCAACGGACAAGTTCGGAGACCGCTCGCCAAGATGCGCAAAACAATGTCAACCAGGCCCAGCTTGAAGCAGACCGCCAACAGGGTCTTTATGCCAAGGGGTATGTCAGCAAGCGCGAAGTCGAACAGGCCGACTTGAGCCTGGAACTGGCCAAAACAAAACTCCGGCAAGCCGGGGAGGCCCTGCAACGGTTGGACAATGAGCAACGTTTGGAACGGGAACGAGCCCAAAAGCAGATCGACCAGGCCCAAGCCGATTTGGACCGGGCCAAGGCCAACTCGTTCGTCGACCAGACAAAGAAGCAGGATTACCAAACAGCCGTCCAGAATTTGAGGGATGCCGAGGCGGCCCTGAAGGATGTCGATGCCCTCGTGGAGCAGCGCCGCGGATCCAAAGCGTCGGTCGCCCAAATCGAGAGCTCGCTCAACGAGAACCTGCGGCTACTTGGGGAAACCGAAGTCCGGGCCCCCATCTCCGGGGTTGTTACCAAGCGGTACGTCCAGATGGGCGAACTTGTCAACGCACTCAGCACATTTTCCGCCGGCTCGCCGATCGTCAAGATCGAAGACCGGTCAAAGATGATCGTCAAGCTTGAGATCAACGAAATCGACGTTGCCCGGCTATTGACCGATATGGAGGCCGAAATCACCGTTGATGCGCTCCCCGATAGCACTTTCACGGGACGTGTCACCAAGATCTCTCCGGCCCAAATCGAAAACGCCGCCGGAGTCGGAGGGGATCCAGTTGTCAAGTATGCGGTGGAAGTCACCTTGGACAGGGTGGAGCCGAAACTCAAAAGCGGCATGTCGGCCAAGTGCGACATCACCCCGAGCCAACGAAAGGATGTCTTGCGGCTCCCGTTGGCTTTTGTCGGGATGGAGAACGGGCAATCTTACGTCATGCTCTACGATCCAAAAGAAGTCCCCAAAGCCGACCCCAAAAAGCCTCTGGAAAAGCCACAGCTTAAGGGAATCAGGAAGGATATCGAAGTTGGCCTGAAGGACCAAGCTTTCATCGAGATCAGGGGTGGCCTCAAGGAAGGCGACCAGGTGGTGCGGCCGCCGTTCGGTGGCCCGGCCCGCAAAGGCATGATGCAATTTGGCCCCGGTGATGACGAAGAGAACAAAGAGGGTGAAAACAAAGATGGCCAATCCTCCAGTTCCTCCAGTTCGAAATCAGAAAGCGGCAAAGCCGGAAAGGAATAG
- a CDS encoding ABC transporter permease, which produces MNVFESFRIAWDMLRLHKLRAFLTMLGVIIGVMSVTLISMVSNGFQYYISYEFKKLGADTIIIFYDGGRDRVERNSQIEGMGYSDLELLMNQATTLDIGSAILQIGPKKISYKDKSVSDPDISGVDQNFPDLNKIGILTGRHIDRKDLETRANVCVIGTDIRDRLFGKEPAEGKLITFPGITLEVIGVMDVVEIMGQSNKKDILVPLTTAQDKWIGGDKVTYLTTRPKAGVSVDTAMDDAWRVLMQKSGNKRVYRIDSRESIMNIFGNILGGAGAVLAGIAALSLLVGGIGIMNIMLVSVTERTREVGLRKAVGATRSSVMTQFLVESVLLSVVGGFIGMGIAFLFGQGITALTSATNFPSKGGLQMIFPLSSALVSTGISAVIGVIFGLYPAARASSLSPIEALRTE; this is translated from the coding sequence TTGAACGTTTTCGAGTCATTCCGCATCGCTTGGGACATGCTCCGGTTGCACAAGCTTCGGGCATTCCTGACGATGCTCGGCGTGATCATCGGGGTCATGAGCGTCACCCTCATCTCGATGGTCTCCAACGGCTTCCAATACTACATCTCGTACGAATTCAAGAAGCTGGGAGCCGACACCATCATCATCTTTTACGATGGCGGGCGGGATCGGGTCGAACGGAACTCCCAGATCGAGGGGATGGGATATTCGGATCTTGAATTGCTAATGAACCAGGCGACAACCCTGGATATCGGCTCGGCCATTCTGCAAATCGGCCCAAAAAAGATCTCTTATAAAGACAAGTCTGTCTCCGACCCGGACATCTCCGGTGTTGACCAGAATTTTCCCGACTTGAACAAAATCGGGATCTTGACCGGTCGGCATATCGACCGGAAAGACCTGGAAACCAGGGCTAACGTCTGCGTGATTGGAACCGACATCCGAGATCGCCTTTTTGGGAAAGAGCCGGCGGAAGGCAAATTGATCACATTCCCCGGCATCACCTTGGAAGTAATTGGGGTGATGGACGTGGTGGAAATCATGGGCCAGAGCAACAAAAAGGACATCTTGGTGCCTCTGACGACCGCCCAAGACAAATGGATCGGTGGCGACAAGGTCACCTATTTGACGACAAGGCCAAAGGCTGGCGTTTCTGTCGATACTGCCATGGATGATGCTTGGCGGGTTTTGATGCAAAAATCCGGGAACAAGAGGGTCTACCGCATCGACAGCCGCGAGTCGATCATGAACATCTTCGGCAATATTCTGGGCGGTGCCGGTGCCGTCCTTGCCGGGATTGCCGCCCTGTCTCTGCTTGTCGGCGGGATCGGGATCATGAACATCATGCTCGTCTCAGTCACCGAACGAACGCGCGAAGTCGGTCTGCGCAAGGCTGTGGGGGCAACGCGGTCCAGCGTGATGACCCAGTTCTTGGTCGAATCCGTGCTTCTTTCGGTTGTCGGCGGGTTCATTGGAATGGGGATCGCCTTCCTATTCGGGCAAGGGATCACCGCCTTGACGTCCGCCACCAACTTTCCGAGCAAAGGTGGGTTGCAAATGATCTTCCCGTTGAGTTCTGCGCTCGTTTCGACAGGGATTTCTGCCGTGATCGGCGTGATCTTCGGCCTATATCCGGCCGCCCGGGCTTCCAGTCTCAGCCCGATCGAAGCTCTGCGAACCGAGTGA
- a CDS encoding Bax inhibitor-1/YccA family protein → MSKPWYKTNNPAMKEEYFVGSGSYSGSLAGTQTGVMTVNGTVAKTGLLLSIVFAMGIVGYLFPNPVLAMAAIVLAIVAAIVGMFKREWAMPISLAYSVLEGYALGFISLLYSIQFADTQYKGIVPMAMAATFAVFGTMLTLYVTRVIKVTDTFRTIVWGATAGAMLFYLGTFLISFVMPGIYEALPVFSAGPIGIGFSLLMIVLAAANFATDFDMIERGVEARAPKYMEWFGAFAVMLTIVWLYLEMLRLISKIARSR, encoded by the coding sequence ATGAGCAAGCCTTGGTACAAAACAAACAACCCGGCGATGAAAGAAGAGTATTTCGTCGGTTCCGGTTCCTATTCTGGTTCCCTAGCCGGAACCCAAACCGGCGTCATGACGGTCAACGGCACCGTCGCCAAGACGGGTCTGCTGTTGTCGATCGTCTTTGCGATGGGGATTGTCGGGTACCTCTTCCCGAACCCGGTTCTGGCCATGGCCGCCATCGTTTTGGCAATCGTGGCCGCAATTGTCGGCATGTTCAAACGGGAATGGGCAATGCCGATCAGCCTCGCCTATTCCGTTTTGGAAGGGTACGCGCTCGGGTTCATCTCGCTGCTGTATTCGATCCAGTTCGCCGACACGCAATACAAAGGCATCGTTCCAATGGCGATGGCCGCCACGTTTGCCGTGTTCGGGACGATGTTGACCCTTTACGTCACCCGGGTAATCAAGGTCACGGACACCTTCCGGACGATTGTCTGGGGGGCAACAGCCGGCGCGATGCTGTTCTATCTGGGCACGTTCCTCATCAGTTTTGTCATGCCCGGCATCTATGAGGCGCTGCCGGTGTTTTCGGCCGGGCCGATCGGCATCGGTTTCAGTCTCCTCATGATCGTGTTGGCGGCGGCCAATTTTGCTACCGACTTCGACATGATTGAGCGGGGCGTCGAAGCCCGGGCCCCCAAATACATGGAGTGGTTCGGGGCGTTTGCGGTGATGCTGACGATCGTTTGGCTTTACCTCGAAATGCTCCGGCTCATCTCCAAGATCGCTCGCAGCCGTTAA
- the dapA gene encoding 4-hydroxy-tetrahydrodipicolinate synthase gives MGAFFAPRDWGRLLTAMVTPFGPDGRIDLVEAKRIAGYLVDVQKNDGLVVSGTTGESPTTADDEKIQLLEAVLEAVGDRAAVIAGCGTNDTAHSIHLTKLCDAIGAHGIMLVNPYYNRPSQAGLEAHFSAIARETDLPVMLYNIQPRSAVNLETETLMRLAEIPNIVAVKEASGNLGQISDVCRLAPSGFRVYSGDDALTLPILSLGGHGLVSVAAHCVGSQLKEMIERFPGDPAGASAIHHRLTPFIKAVFSAPSPSPIKAALASAGFACESVRMPMIPLTAEQKMAVLNALQTTRD, from the coding sequence ATGGGCGCATTCTTTGCACCTCGCGATTGGGGCCGCCTCTTGACAGCGATGGTGACCCCTTTTGGGCCCGACGGGCGCATCGACTTGGTTGAGGCTAAACGAATTGCCGGTTACCTAGTCGATGTCCAGAAAAACGACGGGTTGGTCGTTTCCGGCACGACCGGGGAGTCCCCGACCACGGCCGACGACGAAAAAATCCAACTTCTAGAGGCGGTTTTGGAAGCGGTGGGCGACCGGGCAGCCGTCATCGCAGGTTGCGGGACAAACGACACCGCCCACTCCATCCACTTGACCAAGCTCTGCGACGCGATCGGTGCGCACGGCATCATGTTGGTCAACCCTTATTACAATCGCCCCTCGCAAGCGGGATTGGAGGCGCATTTTTCAGCGATTGCGCGGGAAACCGACCTTCCGGTGATGCTTTACAACATCCAACCCCGGAGCGCGGTGAATTTGGAGACCGAAACGCTAATGCGTTTGGCGGAAATCCCCAACATCGTGGCGGTCAAAGAGGCAAGCGGCAACCTCGGTCAAATCAGCGATGTTTGCCGACTCGCACCAAGCGGGTTCCGGGTCTATTCCGGAGACGACGCCTTGACTTTGCCCATCCTCAGCCTGGGCGGGCACGGCCTTGTCAGCGTCGCCGCCCACTGCGTGGGATCCCAATTGAAGGAGATGATCGAACGGTTCCCGGGCGACCCCGCTGGCGCGTCGGCCATCCACCACCGGCTGACCCCGTTTATCAAGGCGGTCTTCTCCGCCCCCAGCCCGTCACCGATCAAGGCGGCTCTGGCTTCGGCTGGGTTTGCTTGCGAATCGGTGCGGATGCCCATGATCCCCCTCACCGCAGAACAAAAAATGGCGGTTTTAAATGCCCTCCAAACGACCCGGGATTGA
- a CDS encoding peptidylprolyl isomerase has translation MAAANPTMTLKVAGKGDVVIELYQAEAPKTVAHIVQLAKSGFYDGQKFYAVLKEPRPFLVRFGDPNTKSKPMNDPSIGQGGSGARIEYEKSGKSHVKGAVGLATRADDPKAGDSQFYIMLDNKPFLDNSYTVFGQVTRGMEIVSSIEVGDQVTSVSISGD, from the coding sequence TTGGCAGCAGCCAACCCGACCATGACTTTAAAAGTGGCCGGGAAGGGCGATGTCGTGATCGAGCTTTACCAGGCTGAAGCCCCCAAAACCGTCGCCCACATCGTGCAACTGGCTAAGAGCGGGTTCTATGACGGTCAAAAGTTTTATGCCGTCCTCAAAGAGCCCAGGCCGTTCCTCGTCCGGTTCGGAGACCCGAACACAAAGTCAAAGCCGATGAACGACCCTTCGATTGGACAAGGGGGGAGCGGGGCCCGAATCGAATATGAGAAATCTGGCAAGTCCCACGTGAAAGGGGCGGTCGGCTTGGCCACGCGCGCCGATGACCCCAAGGCCGGCGACAGCCAGTTCTACATCATGCTCGACAACAAGCCGTTTTTGGACAATAGCTACACCGTGTTTGGCCAAGTGACGCGTGGGATGGAGATCGTCTCGTCCATCGAGGTCGGCGATCAGGTAACGTCGGTCTCGATTTCTGGTGACTGA
- a CDS encoding ABC transporter permease codes for MTEAAATQSESAGRAAIWSYARPILLRILYGLVSLVFITLITFVADEIAPGDAATIRAGDKATAVQITQLRHEMGLDRPWPIRYVEFLGNAARLEFGNSTQGTQQPIKDTLARAMPITLKIATLSICVASILGVLLGMLAAIRENKVADRVVLSLSTLGVTIPNYVLLPLLVLITSPKFFDLLPTSYQIPEKQVAPEIFYLLIPMLVLSLRPMATLTRLMRASMVDTLKQEFVRLAVAKGVSKRRLYWKHCFRNALIPVLTTMGTSFGYLLTGSFVVESAYLIPGIGKTAIEAITQRDTPMILASTLVTGFLFIAVNLIVDIFLPLIDPRIRESQI; via the coding sequence GTGACTGAGGCCGCGGCGACACAATCCGAATCCGCAGGCCGGGCGGCCATTTGGAGCTACGCCCGGCCGATTTTGTTGCGCATCCTCTATGGCTTGGTCAGCCTGGTTTTCATCACTCTCATTACTTTTGTTGCTGATGAGATCGCCCCGGGCGACGCGGCGACGATCCGCGCAGGGGATAAGGCGACGGCCGTACAGATCACCCAACTGCGGCACGAAATGGGCCTGGACAGGCCCTGGCCAATCCGTTATGTGGAGTTTTTGGGCAATGCCGCCCGGTTGGAATTCGGCAATTCCACCCAAGGCACCCAACAACCGATCAAAGACACGTTGGCCCGGGCTATGCCGATCACGCTTAAGATCGCAACCCTCTCCATTTGCGTCGCTTCCATCCTTGGCGTATTGTTGGGCATGCTGGCAGCCATCCGCGAAAACAAAGTGGCTGATCGCGTGGTGCTGAGCCTCAGCACGCTTGGCGTCACCATTCCCAATTACGTCTTATTGCCCCTTTTGGTGCTGATCACCTCGCCCAAATTCTTTGATTTGCTGCCGACGAGCTACCAGATCCCTGAAAAGCAGGTGGCACCCGAGATTTTTTATCTGCTGATCCCCATGCTGGTGCTGTCCCTGCGGCCCATGGCCACGTTGACCCGGTTGATGCGGGCAAGCATGGTGGACACACTCAAACAAGAGTTCGTCCGCTTGGCCGTCGCCAAGGGGGTTTCGAAGAGGAGGCTTTATTGGAAGCACTGCTTCCGCAATGCCTTGATCCCGGTTTTGACCACGATGGGGACCTCATTCGGGTACCTGCTCACCGGATCATTCGTCGTGGAAAGCGCTTACCTGATCCCAGGCATCGGGAAAACCGCCATCGAAGCCATCACCCAGCGTGACACCCCGATGATATTGGCTTCGACCCTTGTCACCGGGTTCTTGTTCATCGCGGTGAACCTCATTGTCGACATCTTCCTCCCCCTCATCGACCCACGAATCCGGGAGAGCCAAATATGA
- a CDS encoding ABC transporter permease: MNKFKGLSPLFWLGVTYLVFLVVLAVFGPTFRHQYDVSSAPPFLKPNSTYWLGTDEIGRDIFARLAYGARTSLTIGIVVQAIAVAVGIVVGIVSVYAPKWISIPVQRFTDGMFAFPDLLLAIMIVGVFQMGVGPVIIGLAFTAWPPMARLVKNQVATLKDREYVVAAKAMGANTPYLVVKHILPHLWGIIFAVMMVDVAATILAESTLSFLGIGIQPPEPSWGQMIQVGNTNKNSEPLMLLWPCIALSLTIFALNFVGDGLRTIVDPKKNQAI, translated from the coding sequence ATGAACAAATTCAAGGGGTTGAGCCCTCTTTTTTGGCTTGGCGTCACCTACCTGGTCTTCTTGGTCGTTTTGGCCGTGTTCGGCCCGACTTTCCGACACCAGTACGACGTTTCGTCGGCGCCGCCTTTCCTCAAGCCGAACAGCACCTATTGGTTGGGAACCGACGAAATCGGCCGGGACATTTTCGCCCGTCTCGCTTATGGTGCGCGGACGTCGCTAACTATCGGCATCGTTGTCCAAGCCATTGCGGTTGCGGTGGGGATCGTAGTGGGCATCGTTAGCGTTTATGCACCTAAGTGGATCAGCATCCCCGTCCAACGGTTCACGGATGGAATGTTCGCCTTTCCCGACCTCCTGCTGGCCATCATGATCGTGGGTGTCTTCCAAATGGGGGTTGGGCCGGTCATTATCGGCCTTGCCTTCACCGCTTGGCCCCCGATGGCCAGGTTGGTTAAAAACCAAGTCGCAACCCTCAAAGACCGGGAGTATGTCGTGGCAGCCAAGGCCATGGGGGCCAATACCCCCTATCTCGTTGTCAAACACATCCTGCCCCACCTTTGGGGGATCATCTTTGCGGTGATGATGGTGGATGTGGCGGCCACTATCCTGGCGGAAAGCACCCTCAGCTTTTTGGGAATTGGCATCCAGCCCCCGGAACCCAGCTGGGGCCAAATGATCCAGGTCGGCAACACCAACAAAAACTCCGAGCCCTTAATGCTCCTTTGGCCTTGCATCGCCTTGTCACTCACCATCTTCGCGTTGAATTTTGTCGGCGACGGGTTGCGAACCATCGTCGACCCCAAGAAGAACCAGGCGATCTGA
- a CDS encoding alpha/beta fold hydrolase — protein sequence MIELVALALFTYQSAFAETEVSFPGQGLTLNGTLSIPKTERDLPAFLLLPGSGPTDRDGNQPPNFMTNVLKDLSVDLNRRGYATLRFDKRPVHRYAEKWPKDMAAIAEFFSLENHLKDIESAVGFLRAQKGVDPKRIYLVGHSEGALFATDLGKRLGVQGMVLLGAPGRKMDVILAEQLHKNIGQLPDGKEKTTLLNDCDRAIDALKTGTSIPSGIDPRLASLFNPSSAVLLHGYFSIDPIAEAKMFDQPVFIANGEKDVQISAELDAKPLAKAFPKATLFIIPNASHNLKELKSANDPGIAGPISPALYEALGKWLEETIR from the coding sequence ATGATCGAATTAGTTGCGTTGGCACTTTTCACCTACCAATCTGCTTTCGCCGAAACGGAGGTGTCCTTCCCTGGCCAAGGACTGACGCTCAATGGGACGCTTTCGATCCCGAAAACCGAAAGGGATCTTCCCGCCTTTTTGTTGCTCCCGGGCAGCGGGCCTACCGACCGCGACGGCAACCAGCCCCCCAACTTTATGACCAATGTGCTCAAGGATCTCTCCGTCGATCTGAACCGGCGAGGGTATGCGACTTTGAGGTTCGACAAACGGCCGGTGCACCGCTATGCTGAAAAGTGGCCAAAGGACATGGCTGCAATTGCGGAGTTCTTCTCGCTGGAAAACCACTTGAAGGACATTGAATCGGCTGTCGGGTTCTTGCGCGCCCAAAAGGGGGTTGACCCAAAGCGCATCTACCTTGTCGGGCACAGCGAGGGGGCGCTGTTCGCCACCGACCTCGGCAAGCGGCTTGGAGTTCAGGGGATGGTTCTGCTGGGTGCCCCTGGCCGGAAAATGGATGTGATCTTGGCCGAGCAACTGCACAAGAACATCGGCCAGTTGCCAGATGGGAAGGAAAAGACAACCCTGCTCAACGATTGCGACCGGGCTATCGACGCCCTTAAAACGGGGACATCCATTCCCAGCGGCATCGACCCTCGGCTTGCTTCCCTCTTCAACCCGAGTTCGGCCGTCCTCCTCCACGGGTACTTCTCCATCGACCCGATCGCCGAAGCCAAGATGTTCGACCAGCCGGTCTTTATTGCAAACGGCGAGAAGGATGTTCAGATCAGTGCGGAGTTGGATGCCAAGCCATTGGCAAAGGCATTTCCGAAAGCGACGCTCTTCATCATCCCCAACGCCAGCCACAACCTCAAAGAACTGAAATCCGCCAACGACCCCGGGATTGCGGGCCCCATTTCACCGGCGCTTTACGAAGCCCTCGGCAAATGGCTTGAGGAGACGATCCGGTAA
- the galE gene encoding UDP-glucose 4-epimerase GalE — MILVCGGAGFIGSHMAKRLRQEGVAHVVFDNLERGNRPAVAGSPFEQGDLRNPKDIERVFATYPITLAMHFAAYIEVGESVQDPAKFWDNNVSAVWNLLDACRRHGVAQFVFSSTAAVYGEPQEIPIPEDHPKSPTNPYGDTKLAVERMLAAYGKAYGIRSVCLRYFNACGSDPDGELGEDHRPETHLIPRILLAASGKAPEVAVFGTDYDTSDGTCIRDYVHVCDLADAHLKAIRYLDAGGESAQFNLGSGNGFSVKQVIDAVRTVTGRDFPVKYGDRRAGDPARLVADSTRAREVLGWNPQYDDVETCVRHAWLWMQAHPDGYPR; from the coding sequence ATGATTTTGGTTTGCGGTGGAGCCGGGTTCATTGGTTCGCATATGGCCAAACGCCTGAGGCAAGAAGGCGTGGCGCATGTCGTTTTCGACAACCTGGAAAGGGGGAACCGACCGGCCGTTGCTGGTTCGCCGTTCGAGCAAGGCGATCTGAGAAACCCGAAAGACATTGAGAGAGTCTTTGCGACCTACCCGATCACGTTGGCGATGCACTTTGCGGCTTACATTGAAGTGGGGGAAAGCGTCCAGGATCCCGCAAAGTTCTGGGACAACAATGTTTCCGCCGTGTGGAACCTCTTGGATGCCTGCCGGAGGCATGGCGTCGCCCAGTTCGTGTTCAGCTCAACAGCGGCAGTTTATGGCGAGCCACAAGAGATCCCGATCCCCGAAGATCATCCCAAAAGCCCGACCAACCCCTATGGGGACACCAAACTCGCCGTCGAACGGATGCTCGCCGCCTATGGCAAGGCTTATGGCATTCGCAGCGTTTGCCTCAGGTATTTCAACGCCTGCGGAAGCGATCCCGATGGGGAATTGGGCGAAGACCACCGCCCCGAAACCCACTTGATCCCCAGGATCCTCCTGGCGGCCAGTGGAAAAGCGCCCGAAGTCGCCGTGTTCGGCACGGATTACGACACGTCTGACGGCACCTGTATCCGGGACTATGTGCATGTCTGCGACCTTGCCGATGCCCACCTGAAGGCCATCCGCTATCTGGATGCGGGCGGGGAATCTGCCCAATTCAACCTGGGTAGCGGTAATGGGTTCAGCGTGAAGCAGGTGATTGATGCCGTCCGGACGGTCACGGGTCGGGATTTCCCAGTCAAATACGGCGACCGCCGCGCCGGCGACCCGGCTCGGCTGGTGGCTGATTCGACCCGGGCGCGCGAAGTGCTGGGTTGGAATCCGCAATACGACGATGTCGAAACCTGTGTCCGTCATGCGTGGTTATGGATGCAGGCTCACCCCGATGGCTATCCGCGTTGA
- a CDS encoding sugar ABC transporter ATP-binding protein: MPVVEVEGIVKEYPGVTALGGVSLTFQPGEVHGVIGENGAGKSTLMKILAGVEPPSSGTLRVGGALHQFRGVQAAMAAGIAMIHQELNLVDDLSVAENIFLGRERALVSNRKRMESESAHWLAEVGAGFAPSHMVRTLSLAEKQLVEIAKAVSTGAEVLIMDEPTAVLSKNEKDSLFTLVARLKAEGKTVILISHLLGELIANCDRISVLRDGVHVGTVNADGISEIELAQMMVGRELGDMFPVVPEPGSTPVLRIAAHSSGGSDPKSSWPMGEIVFHSGEIVGFAGLIGSGRTELFESILGLRPAANLDTDWEGEPQGRATFGIWNQRGAVYVSEDRKGAGLHLDFSVADNIALPWLNRLGRIATDRRRAELRAEHWREALSVKISSVQDRVGSLSGGNQQKVSLAKWLEGDPKLIVLDEPTRGVDVGSKAQIYAIIAQLAAEGRAIAVVSSEMNELIGLCHRIVVMRNGDPVAVLDRGEFSEESIMRYAAGVGA; this comes from the coding sequence ATGCCGGTCGTCGAGGTAGAGGGAATCGTCAAGGAGTACCCTGGCGTCACGGCTCTCGGCGGGGTCTCGCTCACATTCCAGCCGGGAGAGGTTCACGGCGTGATCGGAGAAAATGGGGCGGGAAAGTCGACTCTGATGAAAATCCTCGCCGGGGTTGAACCGCCGTCCTCCGGAACCCTCAGAGTCGGTGGGGCGCTGCACCAGTTCCGAGGCGTGCAGGCGGCAATGGCGGCGGGCATCGCCATGATCCACCAAGAACTCAACTTAGTCGATGACCTAAGCGTTGCCGAAAACATCTTCCTCGGCCGTGAAAGGGCCCTTGTGTCAAACCGGAAGCGCATGGAGTCGGAATCGGCCCACTGGCTGGCCGAAGTGGGCGCAGGTTTCGCTCCGTCGCATATGGTGAGGACTTTGAGCCTGGCTGAAAAGCAATTGGTTGAAATCGCTAAGGCCGTTTCAACCGGTGCCGAGGTGCTCATCATGGATGAACCCACCGCCGTGTTGAGCAAGAACGAGAAGGACTCCCTGTTTACTCTGGTCGCCCGACTCAAAGCGGAAGGGAAAACTGTAATCCTGATTTCGCATCTTTTGGGGGAGCTGATCGCCAACTGCGACCGGATCTCGGTGTTGCGGGATGGCGTGCACGTCGGTACCGTTAATGCAGACGGCATTAGCGAAATTGAGCTCGCCCAAATGATGGTCGGCCGTGAACTGGGGGACATGTTTCCGGTGGTTCCCGAACCCGGTAGCACGCCTGTGCTCCGCATCGCCGCGCACAGTTCTGGCGGGTCGGATCCAAAATCATCCTGGCCAATGGGTGAGATTGTCTTCCACTCCGGCGAAATCGTCGGGTTCGCGGGTTTGATTGGCAGTGGACGGACGGAATTGTTCGAGTCGATTCTTGGTTTGCGCCCGGCAGCCAACCTCGACACCGATTGGGAAGGCGAGCCCCAAGGGCGAGCGACCTTTGGAATTTGGAACCAGAGGGGTGCCGTTTATGTCAGCGAAGATCGCAAGGGTGCCGGGCTCCATCTGGACTTCTCTGTTGCCGACAACATCGCTTTGCCTTGGCTGAACCGATTGGGAAGGATCGCGACAGATCGCAGGCGGGCAGAGTTGCGCGCCGAACATTGGCGCGAGGCCTTGTCGGTCAAGATCTCCAGCGTTCAAGACCGGGTTGGCAGCCTGAGCGGCGGCAACCAACAAAAGGTGAGCTTGGCTAAATGGTTGGAAGGCGACCCCAAACTTATTGTTCTCGATGAACCGACGCGGGGAGTCGATGTGGGCAGCAAGGCGCAAATCTATGCGATCATCGCCCAACTGGCGGCGGAGGGGCGGGCCATTGCGGTGGTCAGTAGCGAAATGAATGAACTGATCGGGCTTTGCCACCGGATTGTCGTGATGCGCAACGGAGATCCCGTTGCCGTATTGGATCGGGGTGAATTTAGCGAGGAATCCATCATGCGTTATGCCGCGGGAGTGGGGGCATGA